In the Oscillospiraceae bacterium genome, TTAAAAAAACCGGGTTATTGGCCATCAGCAGGTGCAGGCTACCCGCCGCCTTGCTGCGGCTGACGGCGATCTGCGTGACCTGGGCAGACAAACCGTGGGCCGCCAGTGCGGCGATGGCCTGCTGCAAAGTTTCCAGTGCAATGGCGCTGATGCAAAGCCGCACGGCCGGGTTGGCGGCCAGCGCTGCATCCATAATGGCCGCCAGATTGCCCTTGCTGCCGCCGATGAAAACAGCATCCGGGGCAGGCCAATTTACCAGCACTTCGGGGGCCTTGCCTGCGGTCAGGTGCAGGTTTTCGGCATGGAATTTAGCGCGGTTCCGGCGGATCAGCTCGCAGGCATCGGCATCACACTCAGCGGCGTAGACCTGGCCCGCAGGGGCGGCCAGCGCCATCTCCACGCTGACGCTGCCGGTGCCCGCGCCCACGTCCCACAAGATGTCGCCGGGACGCACGGCCAGTTTGGCCAGTACGGCGGCGCGGACCTCCTGCTTGGTCATCGGCGTTTTGCTGCGGATGAAGGCTTCGTCCGGCAGGCCGGGTACGCGGCGCTGCAAGGCAGGGCAAGGCTCCACCAACAGCACACTTAAAGCCGCAAACTCCTGCCGGGCAAGTTCCTGCGCCGTGCCGCGCACAAGGCGCTGGGCAGCGGTGCCCAGGTTTTCCCCCACCGTTGCCTGCACGTTCCCGCCGCTGCTTTGCGTTAGTTTTTCGCAAAGGGTGGCGGGTGTCTCGCTGCCGCCGGTCAGGAAAAAGGTCGGTGTATCGGCACTGCACACCAGGGCCGGGGTGCAGGCACAGCCGTGGGCGCTGACCAGCTTCCAATCCTGCCAGGAGCGGCCCAGCGCGGCGGCCAGCAGCTGCACGCTGGAAAGTCCCGGGCAGACCATGTAGGGCAGGCCCGCCGCATCCAGCGCACGGCACAAGGCCGATGCGCCGGAGTAAAAGCCGGTGTCGCCGCTATAGGCCACGGCCACGTGGGCGGCTTCGGTCGTTCGCAGCAGTGCGCAGATCTCCTCGATCTTATAAACCGGCGCACGGTTCCCGGTGCAGCCATCGGGCAGGCTTTCCAATAGGCGGCGGGCACCGATAATAAGCTCCGCTTCCCGCAGGGCGTTTAGCCCCTGCATCGTCAGGCTGCCAGGGGTGCCGCTGCCCATGCCGACCAATGTAATTTTCATAAAAGCTCCCTGCATCGTTGCAAAATCGTTTCGGCGGTCTCGCCCTGTTCCTCGGGACGGCGCAGCACGATCAGCTGTACACCGCACTGGGCGGCGGCCTGCGCCTTCTCTGCAAAACCGCCCGCCGCGCCGCCATCTTTGGTGACCATATAGGCAATATGGAATTGGTGCATGACCGCCACATTCAATTCACAGGTAAACGGCCCCTGCATAGCAATAATGTTGCGGTGTGGGATGCCCGATGTCTCGCAGGCGGTAATACCCGCCAGCGTAGGCAGCACGCGGGGATAAAGCCGTGCGGAGTCCAGAGGTGCAAAGGCGGGCAGTTCCTTAGCACCGGTTGCCAGCAGGATATTGCCCGGTTTGCCCGCCAGGTACGCCGCGGCCTGGGCGGCGGTTTGCAGCACCACACTGCCTGTAGGCAGGTCACTGGCGGGGCGCAGCAGGCGGTGATATTCCACACCCACTGCCGCAGCCGCCACGCAGATGTTGCGGGTAGCCTCGGTGGCATAGGGGTGGGTGGCATCCACGCAGAGGGCCGCGCCCTGCAAAAGTGCCGCCATGGCATCGGCATCCAGGCGGCCAGTGCACACTGTGATGCCGGGGGTACGCCCCTGCTCTTCAGCCCCTAACTCTGTTGCCACACAGACCGTAGCTTCTATCCCAAGGGCGGCCACGGCGCGGGAAAGCTCCCGTCCCTCGGTCGTGCCGCTGAAAATGACTACCTTCATACGCCGCGATACCCCCTGGGTGTGACCATTTTGCCGCCCAACGCCCGGGTGGCCGCGTTGCCGATGTACACGGTAGTGAACATGTCCACCGCCGTGTTTTCCAGCTCGGCCAGCGTCAGCAGGCTTGCAGCCTGCCCCTCGCGGCCAATGTTGCGCACGATGCCGCAGATTGTCTGCGGTGCCTTGCCGTTTTGCAGTAAGATCCGCACGGCCTTTTGCAGATAATCTGCCCGGCCCTTGGAGGACGGGTTGTACAGTGCCGCACAGAAATCCCCCATCGCCGCGCAGGCCAGCCGCTTTTCGATGACGGTCCAGGGCGTGAGCCGATCCGAAAGGGAGATCACGCAGAAATCGTGCGCCAATGGAGCGCCCAGCACCGCGCCGCCGCTTAAGGCCGCCGTCAGGCCGGGCACGATCTCCACTGTCACGCTTGGGTAGCCCTGTGCCAGTTCCAGCAGCGGGCTGGCCATGCCGTACACGCCCGCATCGCCGGAGCAGACCAACGCTACCGTCTTGCCGCTTTGCGCAGTCTCCAGCGCCCAGCGGCAGCGGTCGATTTCCTTCGTCATGCCGGTGGTATACACTTCTTTGTCCGGGTACAGGGGGCGCACCAGGTCGATATAGACCGTGTAGCCGCACAGCACGTCGGCGGCCTGTAAGGCGGTTTGCGCCTGGGCAGTCAGGTAGCGGGCGTCGCCGGGGCCAAGGCCCACCACGTACACCATTGCGTCAGTCATCGTTCCATCTCCAATCCGGGGTAAAGGGGCGTAGCGCCACGGCAAAAGTTACACCATCCCGCGCCCATTTGTGCGCCCACACGGGGCCGTCTGCGGCCAGCACAGCGGCGCGCTCGCAGACGTTATCCACGCCGGTGATGCTTTGCACAAAATCTGAATGGGCGAACTGCCCCGGCGCGGCGCGCAGTTCGTCGGCGGTATAAAAAGTAACGGGCCAGCCCTGCTTTTGGCCGAATTCCGCCAGGCCAAGTTCATCCTTTTTTAAGTCAATGCTGGCCGCGGCGGCAATGCTTTGCGGGGCCAGTTTCGTTTCGGCGCAAAAGGCAGCAAATGCGTCCGCCAGCTTGTCGGCAGGTGTACCCCGCTTGCAGCCGATGCCCAATACAGCAATACGCGGGATAATGTGCAGGGCGTTGGACGTCATCGTCGGGGTTATCGTCAGGGCAAAACTTGCCTGTGCGGCATCACCAGCCGGTTCCACACCGGCTGGCGGTGTGCCCTGTATCGGCCAATCACTGGCAAACCGCACGGTACGGCCCGCCAGCAGGGCGCTGCTTACCTTTTTGATGCGCGCCGGCTCTACCACAAGGCAGTGCTGGTGCTTGGCCCACTCATCCACGGCAAACACACCGTTGGCGTCGGTGGCGGTGGTGATGACCGGCACCGCGCCGCATGCTTTCGCCAGCCGACGGGCCAGATCGTTGGCACCGCCCAGATGGCCGGAGAGCAGCGGGATCGCAAAGCGGCCGCACTCATCCAGCACTACAACGGCGGGGTCGGTGGCCTTGCTGCGGCAGTGAGGCGCGATGGCTCGCACGGCAATGCCGACAGCCCCCACAAAAACAAGCGCGTCACTTTGTGCAAACTGCGCAGCAGTCCAATTGGCAAGGGTCACGCCGTTTTCGCCGCAGCGGGCCACAGCACCAGGCTGGGCCGCCGCAAGCTTCCGGGCCAGCGCCAGTCCCTTGCTGGTAAAGGCAAGATACGCGCAGGTCATTGCGGCGCTCCTTTGCGGTATTCGGTGGTAAAAGTGGGGTCATAAAGCTTGCTGCGGTCGTACTGCGCGGCCAGGAAGTCCCCCACCACGATCAGCGCGATTTTGGTAATGCCTGCCGCGCGGGTGCTGGCGGCCAAGGTGCCCACGGTGCAGTGCACGGTCTTTTGCTCCGGCCAGGTGGCTTTGTAAACCACGGCGGCGGGGGTCGCCTCAGTGTAAGTCCCCTGCAAAAGCGCGGTCTGCACTTTGTCCACCAGACCAATGGACAGGAAAATGACCATAGTGGCCCCATGCACGGCCAGGCTGGTCAGGCGCTCGCCCTCGGGCACCGGGGTACGGCCCTCCATGCGGGTGATGATGACCGTCTGGCTCACGCCGGGCAGGGTATATTCGGCGTTCAGGGCCGCGGCTGCCCCGCAAAAACTGGACACGCCGGGGGTGTCATCGTAGGGGATGCCGTCGGCGTCCAGGGCGTCCATCTGCTCCCGGATGGCACCGTACAGGCAAGGGTCGCCCGTGTGCAGGCGCACCGTGATTTTGTGCGCTGCTTCGTTTTTGCGCATCACAGCCAGCACCTGCTCCAGCGTCATTTCGGCGCTGTTGTAGATGGTGCAATCCGCCTTGGCCAGCCCCAGCAGG is a window encoding:
- the cbiE gene encoding precorrin-6y C5,15-methyltransferase (decarboxylating) subunit CbiE, whose amino-acid sequence is MKITLVGMGSGTPGSLTMQGLNALREAELIIGARRLLESLPDGCTGNRAPVYKIEEICALLRTTEAAHVAVAYSGDTGFYSGASALCRALDAAGLPYMVCPGLSSVQLLAAALGRSWQDWKLVSAHGCACTPALVCSADTPTFFLTGGSETPATLCEKLTQSSGGNVQATVGENLGTAAQRLVRGTAQELARQEFAALSVLLVEPCPALQRRVPGLPDEAFIRSKTPMTKQEVRAAVLAKLAVRPGDILWDVGAGTGSVSVEMALAAPAGQVYAAECDADACELIRRNRAKFHAENLHLTAGKAPEVLVNWPAPDAVFIGGSKGNLAAIMDAALAANPAVRLCISAIALETLQQAIAALAAHGLSAQVTQIAVSRSKAAGSLHLLMANNPVFLIVRE
- the cobK gene encoding precorrin-6A reductase, whose protein sequence is MKVVIFSGTTEGRELSRAVAALGIEATVCVATELGAEEQGRTPGITVCTGRLDADAMAALLQGAALCVDATHPYATEATRNICVAAAAVGVEYHRLLRPASDLPTGSVVLQTAAQAAAYLAGKPGNILLATGAKELPAFAPLDSARLYPRVLPTLAGITACETSGIPHRNIIAMQGPFTCELNVAVMHQFHIAYMVTKDGGAAGGFAEKAQAAAQCGVQLIVLRRPEEQGETAETILQRCRELL
- the cobJ gene encoding precorrin-3B C(17)-methyltransferase, which produces MTDAMVYVVGLGPGDARYLTAQAQTALQAADVLCGYTVYIDLVRPLYPDKEVYTTGMTKEIDRCRWALETAQSGKTVALVCSGDAGVYGMASPLLELAQGYPSVTVEIVPGLTAALSGGAVLGAPLAHDFCVISLSDRLTPWTVIEKRLACAAMGDFCAALYNPSSKGRADYLQKAVRILLQNGKAPQTICGIVRNIGREGQAASLLTLAELENTAVDMFTTVYIGNAATRALGGKMVTPRGYRGV
- a CDS encoding cobalamin biosynthesis protein is translated as MTCAYLAFTSKGLALARKLAAAQPGAVARCGENGVTLANWTAAQFAQSDALVFVGAVGIAVRAIAPHCRSKATDPAVVVLDECGRFAIPLLSGHLGGANDLARRLAKACGAVPVITTATDANGVFAVDEWAKHQHCLVVEPARIKKVSSALLAGRTVRFASDWPIQGTPPAGVEPAGDAAQASFALTITPTMTSNALHIIPRIAVLGIGCKRGTPADKLADAFAAFCAETKLAPQSIAAAASIDLKKDELGLAEFGQKQGWPVTFYTADELRAAPGQFAHSDFVQSITGVDNVCERAAVLAADGPVWAHKWARDGVTFAVALRPFTPDWRWNDD
- the cobM gene encoding precorrin-4 C(11)-methyltransferase, translating into MVHFVGAGPGAPDLITQRGAALLQTADCIIYAGSLVNPALLGLAKADCTIYNSAEMTLEQVLAVMRKNEAAHKITVRLHTGDPCLYGAIREQMDALDADGIPYDDTPGVSSFCGAAAALNAEYTLPGVSQTVIITRMEGRTPVPEGERLTSLAVHGATMVIFLSIGLVDKVQTALLQGTYTEATPAAVVYKATWPEQKTVHCTVGTLAASTRAAGITKIALIVVGDFLAAQYDRSKLYDPTFTTEYRKGAPQ